One part of the Sulfolobus tengchongensis genome encodes these proteins:
- a CDS encoding DNA-binding protein — MAERILEKLTVPQRIMLAFGSSLGCLSLEELERKTRVDRKTLTVYLSRMTKEGIIYRKWRKIAGKKFREYCLKYREELTR; from the coding sequence ATGGCAGAGAGAATTTTAGAGAAATTAACAGTACCTCAAAGGATAATGTTGGCTTTCGGGAGCTCCCTTGGTTGTCTTTCATTAGAAGAATTAGAGAGAAAGACCAGGGTAGATAGAAAAACACTTACAGTATATTTATCGAGGATGACAAAAGAGGGGATAATATACCGAAAGTGGAGGAAGATAGCCGGAAAGAAGTTCCGCGAATATTGTCTGAAGTACAGAGAAGAATTAACAAGGTAA